A DNA window from Acetilactobacillus jinshanensis contains the following coding sequences:
- a CDS encoding C40 family peptidase: protein MKYLAKVCTSALTFGLLMVAGSAAVSANQVNGSQNQSSAQQTTEVKNYKEPKTYPIYHFTHHYNNAQNSLKKPVVYKQHVAVKHYARHFHYAVKPRKTAKTVKLAATSNSEANDQNQDQASNQTYSYKGNTYNSKDSYLAAKFTNTKLYKVATSKLGDPYVWGGNGPTVFDCSGFTKYVYKNAKHINLPRLAGDQYTYEKPVSYANIKPGNLVFFGAAPSAISHVGMYIGNGNMIDAQLRGVVIEKVIAPWWHLVGCAKVVRSYKY, encoded by the coding sequence ATGAAATATTTAGCGAAAGTTTGTACTAGTGCTTTAACATTTGGTCTTTTAATGGTTGCTGGTTCTGCAGCCGTATCCGCTAATCAAGTTAACGGTTCTCAAAATCAAAGTTCTGCTCAACAAACGACAGAAGTTAAGAATTATAAAGAACCAAAGACTTACCCAATCTATCATTTTACTCATCATTATAATAATGCTCAGAATTCTTTAAAGAAGCCGGTTGTTTATAAGCAACACGTTGCCGTTAAACATTACGCTCGTCATTTCCATTACGCAGTAAAGCCACGGAAAACCGCTAAGACGGTTAAGCTTGCTGCAACTTCTAATTCTGAAGCTAATGATCAAAACCAGGATCAAGCTTCAAACCAAACTTATTCTTACAAAGGCAATACATATAACAGTAAAGACAGTTACCTTGCCGCTAAATTCACCAACACTAAGCTATACAAAGTAGCAACATCTAAGTTAGGTGATCCATACGTATGGGGTGGCAATGGTCCGACAGTATTTGACTGCTCAGGATTCACTAAGTACGTCTATAAGAACGCTAAACACATTAACTTACCAAGACTTGCTGGTGATCAGTATACTTATGAAAAACCAGTTTCATACGCCAACATCAAGCCTGGTAATTTAGTCTTCTTCGGTGCTGCTCCATCTGCTATCAGTCATGTTGGTATGTACATCGGTAATGGTAATATGATCGATGCTCAGTTACGTGGCGTTGTTATCGAAAAGGTAATCGCACCATGGTGGCACTTAGTTGGCTGTGCTAAAGTTGTTCGTAGTTACAAATACTAA
- a CDS encoding histidine phosphatase family protein yields MSKKFNLYIVRHGQTYFNIFNKLQGWANSPLTKNGIAGAKVTGKKLANTKFVAAYCSDTTRAEVTLNIILHENKVSHNVKPISSMLFREEFYGYYEGGDVNNTWYLAGAPHGLPTFKDIVKKYSIGKAKDYLKEADPFHMAENNADYWRRWDKAFQLIRSNPKIHDGDNVLLISHGNSVLSMVERFGNGKYDVTKRPANGSLTKLLVSDHGAKVTGYNIK; encoded by the coding sequence GTGAGTAAGAAATTTAATTTATACATTGTCCGCCACGGACAGACGTATTTTAACATTTTTAACAAACTTCAGGGTTGGGCCAACTCTCCGTTGACTAAGAACGGAATTGCCGGTGCCAAAGTTACTGGTAAGAAGTTAGCTAACACTAAGTTCGTTGCTGCATATTGCAGTGACACGACCCGTGCTGAAGTTACGTTAAACATTATTTTACACGAAAACAAAGTTTCTCATAACGTTAAACCCATTAGTTCAATGTTATTCCGTGAAGAATTCTACGGCTACTACGAAGGTGGAGATGTTAATAACACCTGGTATCTAGCCGGAGCTCCGCATGGCTTACCGACTTTTAAGGATATCGTTAAGAAATATTCGATCGGTAAAGCTAAGGATTACTTAAAAGAAGCTGATCCATTCCATATGGCTGAAAACAACGCTGATTACTGGCGACGTTGGGACAAGGCTTTCCAGTTAATCCGCAGTAACCCAAAGATTCACGATGGGGATAACGTTCTGTTAATCAGTCATGGTAACAGTGTTCTAAGCATGGTCGAACGTTTTGGTAACGGTAAATATGATGTCACCAAGCGTCCTGCAAACGGTAGCTTAACCAAATTATTGGTTTCCGATCACGGAGCTAAAGTTACCGGTTATAACATCAAATAA